Part of the Aggregatilinea lenta genome, CAGCGCTCGCGCCATCGCGCCCAGATCCGGCTCGGTGTTGAGCGCCCCCAGACTGGCGTACGCCCCCTGGAACGGCCCGCGCTCGTCCAGCGCCGCCAGCCGCCCGGCGGGTAGCGTGCGGAAGGTCACGCTGCGGCTGTACCCGTGCACGGCGGCTTTCGTCTGCGCCTGCCGCACCATGCCGGGACTGACGTCGATGCCGAGCACGCTGTAGCCTTCACGGGCCAGTATCAGGGCCTCTTCGCCCGTCGCGCAGCCGATCTCCAGCAGCAGCGCCTGCTCTGGCATGACCTTGCGCAGCGCGGCCAGATGCTGCGTGCGCAGCCAGCCGAGCAGCAGGTTTCCGTGCCCTTGTCCGTCAGGCTGGCCGTACGTCGCGTCGTACAGCTTGGCCGCCCGGTCGAACCGTACTTCCAGCGTCTTATACTGCTGGAGCGTTTCTGCGTTGACGTTCTGGCTCATTCTGCGTCCCCACTTCTGTGCCGATCGGTCCCCGCCAATGCGTTTTTGCCCCGCAACAACCACCACCCCGCGATCACGCCGAGTCCCAGCACCGGCCCGATGCACATCGCGGCCAGCGCGCGCGCCTGCGCCTCCCACCCGACCAGCCCCATCGCCAGCCACAGGATCAGCGTCGCGCCAAACAACACCGCGACCAGCCGCAGGCCCAACTGGCCGCCGCGCCGCCACGTCTCCCATCCCATCGGACTATTCGGATCGTTCATCGTCTCAATGCCAGAAGCAGCTAATAGCGGTAGGGGTAGGGCTTGCCCTACCCGGCTTTCCTCTTAACGGGCGGGGCTTGCCCCGCCCCTACGAAGAACAGCGACGCCCACCGCCCTCTCGGAATACTTAACTTGGTGCGCATGGGGCAACTCGTGCATTGCCCCTACCTGTCACCACATACAAGGATCACTGTTGCCGCGTTTGCCTGAAGCAACACAACCACCCTCTACGATCCATCATCTTCCAGCGGCCACACCCACAGGTCGATGAAGAAGCAGTCGGTGCCCACGTCCTCGTAATTCAGCATCGCCGTGCCGACGCGTCCCGCACTCGCCTCGACCTGTTCTTCCGTGACGAGCGCGCCGTTGATGTACAGCCCCACGCGGTCGCCGTGCGCCACCACGAGCAGCACGTTCGACTCCGCGACGACCATCTGGCTGTTCGCGTAGACGTTGAGCGTCAGCTCGTCGTCGACAGCCTGCGTCAGCCCGAAGCCGCCGGACGTGTCCGCGTAGGCCACGCTCAAATTGTGCTCGTCCACATAGCGGAAGGTCAGGCCGCACGCAACGCTCTCGCCGGTGGTGGCGATGTTAAACGTGCCGCCCAGCACGAAGTCGCCGTAAAGTGACTGGTCGGTGCCGAGCAGCTCGAAATACGAGAGCCTATCCAGCGCGCTCATCACCGCGTTGGGCACAAACAGCGTGCGCGCAGGTGCGGGCGCGATCTCGCCCGACGCGGCGATCTCGGCCACGATGCGCTGCGGATCGCGCGAGGCCCAGGTCGAAAGCACCAGCGGCAGCCCGCGATAAGTGGTCACCAGCCGCGTGGTGACGATCACGTTGTCGAACAGCACCGTCGCCGGGTCGAGCTGGTCCGCCGCCGTCGCGGCCACCACGCCGATGTACCCCGGATCGGGACGCTGGTTGTTGCTCAGCGTGCCCAGCAGCGCACCGTTGGCCCGAAACGAGAAGGCCCCGCCGCGCGCCAGCACCGCCAACGTCCAGTCCTCCGCCCCGATCAGCGCATTGTTGGCGGTCCAGTCTTGCAGAATGCTCACCGTCGTGCCATCGTCCACGCTGACGAGCCATTGGCCCTCGGTGTTGACCTTAAACGTGTAGGCCGGGATACGCGCACCAGCGGTTTGCGCCGCACGGAACACCAGCCCGAACTCGGCGTAGGACTGCGCACCGAACAGGTCGGCATCCACCTGCACATAAAAATCGTCCAGGGCGCTGGCGTCGCTCGGAATGGCCACGATCTGCCCGCCCGTGCGCTCCGCGCGCAGCCGCAGCCCGCCCTGCGCCAGTGACGCGAGACTCGCGCCGGGAATGATCCACGGTGATTCCGCCTCGTCGAACGTCTCGCGCCGGACCACCTGCCCGAAGCCGGGCGTCACGCTCAGCTCGTACTCGCCGGTGGTCGTGCCGTCCTCGCCCTGGTAGCGCTCGACGCGCAGCGTATACGTCCCGGCGACCGGCAGCGCGAGCGCCTCCAGCCCGGCGTCGGTCACCAGCGAATCGCGGTCGTCGTTCTGGGCGATCAGCTCGCCGCTCGGCCCCAGCACGGTCAGCGCCGGGTCGAGGTCGCCGGACACGGTGCGCGCCAGGATCGAGACGACCTCGCCCGCCTGCGCGTCAAACGTCCAGTCGTTGCCCGGCATACGGTCGGAGAGCGTACCGCGTACCGGCTCGAACAGCGCCACGTCGCCCGACGACGCCTGGGCCTGTACCAGAGACGCCGCCGGAGCCAGGACAAGCGCTCCCAGCCACGCCAGCATCAGCGCCAGTCGTGCTGCGCGACGTAGGGGCGCCGCGCCGTGCGCCCCTACGCGTGTGATGTGGAAAGCCTTCCCACTATGGTTCGTCCGTCTGTTCATAAATCCGTTCGGTTACAATCCTTACGGGCCCGGTTCCGGGCAGATTACGGCGTCGCGGTCGGGATAAACAGGCCACCCGTCAGGCCGCCTTCAGTCGGTTCGGGCACGGGCGTCGAGGTCGACAGATCCAGGCCACCGGACGGCGTTGCGGTCGCGCTGCTGCCGAACGGCAGGCCGGCGGTCGGCGTTGGCTCGACGACGCCCTGCTGCGTGGCCTCGGCGTTGCCGAACAGCGTGGACGGGTCGAGGCCCTCCAGGCCGCCCTGATCTTCGGAATCGCCGGGCTGCAGCGGGCCGGTCACGACGAGGTTGTCGAAGCTGCCCGTCAGCTCGTCCGGCTGGTCCTGAATCGTGGACAGCGAAATACCAATCGTGCCCTCGCTGGCGGTCTGCTCCGGGTCGGTCACTTCGCCGACGTACTGGTCATTGAAGAAGACCTGGAACGTGTAGCCGGTGAGCAGAACCGCGACACGCGGGCTGGTATCCGCGCCGTCAATCACGGGCGAGACGGTCCACGGCTGGATCTCGACCCAGTCTACGCCGTCATAATAGTACAGGCTCCAGTCGCCGTCGCTGCTGATCGCCAGCGAATAGAACGTGCCCGCATCCCAATCCAGGCGCAGCACGAAGCCGTACTCATAGTAGCTCGGCTGGCCCTGGATCTCCACGTCGGCCTCGATGTACAGGTCCGACCACGACACGTCCTCGTCCGGTGACTGGTAGGTCCAGATGCCGGGTTCGAAGACGTGCATTTGGTACGCGCCATCGATCACGTCGCCTTCGCTGGAATTCGCCGTGAACGATGACCATGTCAGGTTAAAGTCGGGATCCCCGGACTCGAAGTCATCCCACACATCCAGGTAGGCATACCCGGTGAGCAGCCCCAGCGTCATGTCGCCGGAGCTGTCGCCCACCCGCTCCACCGTGACGGTGTATATCCCCGCTTCGGGCGCGACCGCCGCCTCGACGATCGTTGCCGTCTCGTCAGTGGCGCTGGGCGACGCCTGCGCCGCCACCTTGCCGCTGGGGCTGGTGACGGTCACGGTGGTGGTCAGGTCGCCGGAGTCCCGGTAAGCAACCACCGAATACGGAAATGACTCCTCCAGGTAGAACGTCGCGCTGACCTGCGGCGTCGTCGCGTCGAGCGTAGTGCTCAACGTGCCGAGCAGGAGCAGCTCGTTGTCGTCGCCCTGCGCGCTCGCACGCGGCGCTCCGGCGATCCCCACCGCGAGCGCCGCCAGCAGCAGCGCCCCCACGATACCCCTTACCCCCTGCCTGATTCTCCTCATGCCTGCGTCTCCTTGTGTTTTCCTCGTGCGTGTGCGTTGTCCTTATGCGGTCCTTGTGCGGTTTTTCCGTTTTAGCGCCACCCTGGCACATGCTCACCCAGTGCCGCCACCAGCGCATCAAAATCGTCGGCGGTAATTTCGGCCCCGTCCCGCCAGCGCGCATCTTCCAGCTTCAGCAGGCGGCGCTGTTCCGCCGCCGTGTGCAGGTCGGCGGCTTTTTCCGTCTCCCGGCGCGGACGGAGCCGCGCGAACTGGTCGGAGCCGGGCATTGTCTCGACGGCGGCGGGGGATTTGAACGTGTAAAAGATCACGTCTACGTCGTCTTGCAAGAGCTGGATCGCCACACAGAACCAACCCTTCGGCACGCGCGCCCGCCGCCGGATCGCAAAACGCCACGCCATCGTGTTGACTTTGCGGTTCCAGTCGATCTCGGTGACCTGGGGCGGCTGCGTGCGCTCGTCGGTGACCACCAGCCGGTCGTGGCCCAGCGTCGCGTAGCGGCGGCTGGGGATCGTACGCTTCAGCAGGCGTTCCACGACGTAGCCCGTGCCCAGCAGCACGGGGATGTCGAGCGCGACGACCACGCAGGCCGGATCGACACCCTCGAACACGCCGTCCATCAGCCGCAGCGCGACGATGTGAAACAGAACCGTCACGCCGATCATCACGACCGGCACCAGAAAGCGAACCGAAAAATGCTCCGTATCGATGGAGATCACCCGGCCCGCAGGCTCAGGTGCAGACATGGTAAGCTCAGATGACATGGTAATTCTTTTTCCCAGCGTGCAGGCACGGCGCGTTAGCTGTCCGGGTCAAGCCCAGGCGCAAGTGAGGGGCCAGTCGGCTTCCACAAGCTGGACTGGCCTAACAAACGTGAGATCTGACGACGCAGCGTCACCGTATCGAACGGCTTCAGCATGTACAGGTCGCACTCTTGACTGCTGACGCGCTTCATCCGTTCGGCATGGGGCGGCACGACGGTCAGAATGATCACCGGCATCGTGTTATACGCCGGGTCGTCCCGGATCGTGCGGTAGACGTCCCAGCCGTCCAGATGACCCGGCAGCATCAGGTCCAGCAGAACGAGCTGCGGGCGCACCCGGTCAATCGTCGCCAGCCCATCCGCGCCGGTGACCGCGTAGTGCAGCCGGATCTGATCGTGCTTCAACACGATGCCCAGCAGATCGTTGATCTCAGGCTCGTCTTCGACCAGCACGATATCGAACATAGCGCGCTCTCGTCGGCCCCGTACACACGGTCGTATGGTGTCAAGCATAACACGTTTGACTTCCGGTGAGAACTGACCATCACGCGACGCACCTGTAAAAAGAATGTTTCAAGTTTAAGGCGAGCGCGCTATAGTTGACGGTGTTCGCCACCCCCACGCGCAAAACCGCCGGAGAAAGCCTTATGTTCGTCGCACCGCTCACCATAGGCATTGAAGAAGAGTACCAAATTGTCGATCCCCAGACGCGCGAGCTGACCTCTTACGTGCAGCAGATGATGAACCGGGGTCACGTCGTGTTGGGCAAACAGCTCAAGCCCGAATTTATGCAGTCCCAGATCGAGGTCGGCAGCCACATTTGCAGCGACATCAAAGACGCCCGCGCCGAGATCGTGCGCCTGCGGCAGTCGGTGTGCGAGGTCGCCGCAGACGCGGGCGCGGCCATCATCGCGGCGGCCACGCATCCCTTTTCGCACTGGCAGGATCAGCGCATCAGCGAAGGTGAGCGCTACGACGACCTGGCGACCGAGATGCGCGACGCGGCCCGACGGCTGCTGATCTTCGGCATGCACGTGCACCTGGGCTTCGGGCAGTCCGATGAAGCAATGAACCTTGTGGTCGATATCCTCAACCAGCTGCGCTACTTTTTGCCGCACATTCTGGCCCTGACCACCTCGTCGCCGTTCTGGCACGGGCGCGACAGCGGCCTGAAAAGCTACCGCAGCCTCGTGTTCGAGAATATGCCGCGCTCCGGCATTCCGCCGCAGTTCTACAGCTACACCGAATACAACGACTACGTGAACGTGATGGGCAAGGTCGGCTCGTTGGGCCGCCGTGGCGGGACGCGCAAGGAAACCAGCAACCGCATCGCCATCGGCGACCCGACCAAGATCTGGTGGGACGCCCGCCCCCACCCGGACCTGGGCACGCTGGAAGTGCGCATCTGCGACATGTGCACCGATGTGAACGACGCCATCTCCGTCGCGGCCCTGATCCAGGCGCT contains:
- a CDS encoding carboxylate-amine ligase; the protein is MFVAPLTIGIEEEYQIVDPQTRELTSYVQQMMNRGHVVLGKQLKPEFMQSQIEVGSHICSDIKDARAEIVRLRQSVCEVAADAGAAIIAAATHPFSHWQDQRISEGERYDDLATEMRDAARRLLIFGMHVHLGFGQSDEAMNLVVDILNQLRYFLPHILALTTSSPFWHGRDSGLKSYRSLVFENMPRSGIPPQFYSYTEYNDYVNVMGKVGSLGRRGGTRKETSNRIAIGDPTKIWWDARPHPDLGTLEVRICDMCTDVNDAISVAALIQALVAKLIKLRNQNQSWRTYRGMFIDENKWRAVRYGIQGKLIDFGIGEEVPLRALMDELIEIVDDVVDDLNSRDEVAHIRTIAERGTSADRQLAIYHSALKGGASEKEALFAVVDHLIMETNSGW
- a CDS encoding response regulator transcription factor, whose protein sequence is MFDIVLVEDEPEINDLLGIVLKHDQIRLHYAVTGADGLATIDRVRPQLVLLDLMLPGHLDGWDVYRTIRDDPAYNTMPVIILTVVPPHAERMKRVSSQECDLYMLKPFDTVTLRRQISRLLGQSSLWKPTGPSLAPGLDPDS
- a CDS encoding PPC domain-containing protein, with translation MNRRTNHSGKAFHITRVGAHGAAPLRRAARLALMLAWLGALVLAPAASLVQAQASSGDVALFEPVRGTLSDRMPGNDWTFDAQAGEVVSILARTVSGDLDPALTVLGPSGELIAQNDDRDSLVTDAGLEALALPVAGTYTLRVERYQGEDGTTTGEYELSVTPGFGQVVRRETFDEAESPWIIPGASLASLAQGGLRLRAERTGGQIVAIPSDASALDDFYVQVDADLFGAQSYAEFGLVFRAAQTAGARIPAYTFKVNTEGQWLVSVDDGTTVSILQDWTANNALIGAEDWTLAVLARGGAFSFRANGALLGTLSNNQRPDPGYIGVVAATAADQLDPATVLFDNVIVTTRLVTTYRGLPLVLSTWASRDPQRIVAEIAASGEIAPAPARTLFVPNAVMSALDRLSYFELLGTDQSLYGDFVLGGTFNIATTGESVACGLTFRYVDEHNLSVAYADTSGGFGLTQAVDDELTLNVYANSQMVVAESNVLLVVAHGDRVGLYINGALVTEEQVEASAGRVGTAMLNYEDVGTDCFFIDLWVWPLEDDGS
- a CDS encoding class I SAM-dependent methyltransferase, producing MSQNVNAETLQQYKTLEVRFDRAAKLYDATYGQPDGQGHGNLLLGWLRTQHLAALRKVMPEQALLLEIGCATGEEALILAREGYSVLGIDVSPGMVRQAQTKAAVHGYSRSVTFRTLPAGRLAALDERGPFQGAYASLGALNTEPDLGAMARALHALLVPGAAFVVTVMSRHCAYEILHYLRRFKPGQILRRGPDWHETRAGVGGVEAPVKFYSPRAFAAAVAPYFTVESVQALPLWLPPVHLHEQYRQRQAHYTRLENWDRRMRTWPGFRAWGDHFLMVLRHNAAIPALGPETITAAPDEEALP